A stretch of DNA from Papio anubis isolate 15944 chromosome 4, Panubis1.0, whole genome shotgun sequence:
GAGTAGATGAGAAATAGTTCTAAAGAAAcaattcagggccgggcgcggtggctcacacctgtaatcccagcactttgggaggccgaggcggacagatcacaaggtcaagagatcgagaccatcctggctaacacggtgacaccccctatctactaaaaatacaaaaaaaaaaaaaagaagaagaagaaagaaagaaaaaaaaatcagctaggcatggtggcgggcacctgtagttccagctactcaggaggctgaggcaggagaatcgcttgaacccaggaggcagaggttgcagagagtcaagattgtgccactgcactccagcctgggcgaaagagcgagactccgtctcaaaaacaacaaaacaacaacaacaacaaatcagaagcagaaagcaaaaatttGAATCATGGCTTTGTCACTTTCCAGTCCTAAGAGTTTGACAAGTCATTAACTTGTCAAGTAATGTGAAATCATGAGAATGCACACCATGTTAATTTCGCATCAAATTAGTTTTTTCCAcccaaatgtcttttttaaaaagtgaaatagaagTACCATAAAAATCGTATTTACTTTTCTTTGGTGCACAGAAGGCCATACAAGTAACTTCATCTGGAAACCTGTTCTCAATCCAGTTCCGGTGACACCCACCAGATGAGAATTTTTCACATGTCATGGAACTTAGATTAAAGAAATACTTTTCTGTGGACCCCTCACACTGGTCGTCCACGCTCACTTGCAGCCGGCAAACTTTGGGAACTTCTAGGAAAAGGAGAGTAATAGAACAATGTTAGTCAAAGTAGCCTTCTTATTACTTTCAAAACTTCACTGTATATTCAGCAACATTTTATGGGGGGAGAGAAGTCGTATTAGTGTTGGAATAGTAAATCCCCAGAATACTCCTATGAATccagatatttacttttttctttcttttttctaaaagagTGTATTCAGAGCTGACTCAGCTGTGATGTATCTTTCATGTTCTGTAGAAAGACACTTTGTTTTCTCTGGGTGTTCTCTGATTGTACGTATGCAGTTAATCAAAGTTTATTCACATGAATATGCATTTTCCCCTGGCTCAGTTCCTTGAATCGCAAAGCCCCATGTTCTCTTACAGGCCTTAACAGatataatctaaaaattaaaaataaagtaaaatatacattattatgaaTCTCCACCATATCCCGCAACTAATCCAACACATGTTTGGGTATCGGGACAAAAGTAGAGTTATATAATGAGCTAAGTCACACTTTAATAATAAAATCCACTAAAAGTATTTCAGATTGATGCATAATCGACAGGAGGAAATGATGTACTGTAGGAGAGATAAAAATCATAGGTTTGTAACtgaagaaaaacacagagaagcACTTACGTTGCACCTAAACACGTTATTCTCTTGCATTTATTATACCCTATGGTGAAGGAACGAATCTTTCCCTGAGTCCGCATAGGCACTGAATTATGATCAATGTCAACTGGGAGACAGAAAATGTATTAGTGGTTGtaaatttgtgattatttttgagaaactgaAAACCATGAGGTTTGCTTAACACTTGAGAAAACCCAGACTACAACTTCCAGTAGAAACCGAGACGTGGGAAACTGGCGAAGTTGCTACCAGCCGCCGGCGCAAGGAGCGCGGGAGTCCTGGGTGCGGCCGGGGCACTTACTTTCTATCCGCCAGCAAGCCTCGTCGCAGGCCTCCCAGGTGTAGAAATTGTTGGCGTTGCCCTCGCAGCCCCCGTACAAGAACTGGCGGCATCTCTGCGTGTACCTGTCGTAGTAGTAACGGGGAAGTAGGGCCCGGCAGGGTCCGTAGTCTAGGGGCAAGAGGCAGATCTCCGCGTTATTTCCTGAAGAAGGGGCAAAAGGAGAGCAAAAGACAGGGAAAGTGGTCAGGCGTAGCTCCTAGGAGGAAGGAGAATCCCGAGGAGTTCTGTCCCCTTCCGAGCGGAGGGGCCTCTGCAGAGAAAGTGCAAACTTGGGAGCGAGTCCCCGCTGCCCGCGGAGCGCGCGGCAGGGACCTGAAGAAAGCGAGGCTTGGAGGGCGGGTGCACGGGGCCCCATGACCCGCTGCGCCCTCTCCGCCGGTTGGGGAGAGAGGCTCCCGGAGTAGCCAGATACCTGTTGGCTCCTGAGCAGCATCGCCCAGTGCAGCCTCCGTCAGGAGCAGCAGCAGAATCGACAGCTCCAGGGGGCGAGTGGGGTCCATGGTGCAGGGGGTCGAGCGGCCCGCCGGGCAAGGCGTCCGAGAAAGCGCCTGGCGGGAGGAGGTGCGCGGCGTTCTGCTCCAGGCGGCCCGGGTGCCCGCTTTATGCGGGGCGAGCGTCCGGCCGAACCCCCCGGGGCGGAGCCTGAGGGGTGGCTGATTCATGCACAGGGGCTGTCACCCTGCCGCCCCCGCACTATAAACTGTGTAAGAGGAAGAGGAATTCCCCGCCAAGTTGAAAAGTTGAACCTGCCTCCCAAACTTTCTCCTGTAGTCCAGACGGGGACGCCCTGAGGGAGGGTTTGTGTCAGTGGTGGGAAATCGGCAAGCTAGACGGGAATGACCTGCTGGTGACTGTGCTGTAAAGAAGCCTGAATCCACTTCTTGAAGGCATGAAGTCCAGGTATTTGAAGGACTGGTGGAGAGAAAGTGCGGAATTCTTGGGTCAGAGCGGAGCGGGATTCGTTGCAATAGACCTTCAGATTAGATTAGAAATGTAAAtaagtgtatatttatatttatacacacagaTTTCAACCGAGTTCGAATTTACATTTAATACAGGCTTGTAATATATCGTAGGTGGACAGTTTGGTAAATTTTCACAACTGTATAACCAACAATAAAGAATTAGAACATTTCGGCGGTGTGCGGTGGTtcgcgcctgtattcccagcactttgtgaggccaaggcgggtggatcacctgaaatcaggagtttgaggccagcctggccaatatggtgaaaccccgtctctattaaaaacacgaaaagttagccgggcgtggtggcgggctcccgTAGTCCCatctcctcgggaggctgaggtgggagaatggcttgaacccgggaggtggaggctgcagtgagcccagatggcgccactccACTCTAGTCTGGGCGGCAGAGTGGAATTCTGTCTCaggaagagaagggggaggggaaggcggaggggggggggggggggaggggggaaggggactggggaagggggaaggaagaaagtaggagaaaggagaaagaaggaggaggaggaagaagaggaggaggaggagaagaagaagaagaggaagaggaagaggaagaggaagaagaagaagagtaaa
This window harbors:
- the TFPI2 gene encoding tissue factor pathway inhibitor 2; the protein is MNQPPLRLRPGGFGRTLAPHKAGTRAAWSRTPRTSSRQALSRTPCPAGRSTPCTMDPTRPLELSILLLLLTEAALGDAAQEPTGNNAEICLLPLDYGPCRALLPRYYYDRYTQRCRQFLYGGCEGNANNFYTWEACDEACWRIEKVPKVCRLQVSVDDQCEGSTEKYFFNLSSMTCEKFSSGGCHRNWIENRFPDEVTCMAFCAPKKSPSFCYSPKDEGLCSANVTRYYFNPRYKTCDAFTYTGCGGNDNNFVSREDCRRACAKALKRKKKIPKFRFASRIRKIRKKQF